Genomic segment of Citrus sinensis cultivar Valencia sweet orange chromosome 7, DVS_A1.0, whole genome shotgun sequence:
ttaaaataattttaacttagagtcaatataaattattatttaattaaatataataatattatttattttattttattaattataaaatattaaattaaattaaaattaaaaaaaagtagaaaaggaagaggtgggagtgagaattcccactcccacctcccccaatGGAAGTCCCACTTCCACTCTCCACTCTAAAAATAAGTGGAACCTATAAAATAAGATACCCAATTCCTCGTTAAATAAGTGAAGTAAatactgaaataaaaaaaattcacactTTTCACCCCCATTCCATAAAATAAACACGAGATAACAAGAGTACACTTtcgtaataaaaaattatatggtaAATGGGTGCAGAATTATTCGAAAAGCACaacaaataatccaatttTTGCTCATCTCTCTTGAATCATCATTATTCATCAGTTATACTACCACCGTTCAATATGTTCTCCAAAGCCTTGGATCAGTTGGCTTCAGTCCGCAGAAAGATCATCGATGAAGAAAAGGCGAAGATCCAAGAACTGACCAACAAGTTCCAGGACATTCGAGCCGTGCTTGACGATGAAGAAGTCGGACAAGTGGGGGTCAACGGTGTGGGAGGTCGCTTAGTCGAACTTAAGAAGATGTTCTTCGACATTGACGACGAGTTGGATGAGCTGAACACTGCTATCTGGAATGCTTCCATGCGTACCAGAAAGGTACGCTCCTATCTGTTAACTTGTCGGCTTCTATTTCTGCGTCGTGACGTAGCTTTGAAGTTAAAGAATCTGAGTCAAACACTAGATGGGTCTGGGTTGAAGAGTAGTGACCCTGCAGATACAGGAGACATAGAACAAGAACGACCTATGATCTCTGTTGTTGATTCATCACAGGTTATTGTGAGAGATGGGGAAAAGAATAGACTACTCAACTTACTGTTGTGTGAGAGTAGTGAAAAACAAACGACCCTCCCTATTATTTCTATCGTAGGGATGGACGGTTCCGGAAAAACAACTCTCTCTCGGCAAGTCTTTGACATTGATGCTGTCAAAACCCATTTCAGCAAAAGGATTTGGGTGTCTGCGTCTTATCCTGAGATTAGGATTGCCAGAGCAATTCTTGAATCTCTTAAAGATGGTGTATCATCGGATCTAGTTGAAATAGATACTGTGTTGCAACAAATAAGTCATTATATTCAAGGAAACAGGTTTCTTCTTGTCTTGGATGATGTGAGGAGTagatatttcaattattggcAACAATTGATGTACTCTCTTAAATCGGGTTCTGAGGGAAGTAGAATTTTGGTGACTACAGGCGAGGCGAATGTCGTAAATAAGATGGGAAACACCAGGATGATCTCACTAGGGACACTGTCTGAGGAGGCTTCTTGGTCTTTGTTCTGTCTAGTAGCATTTTACTGGAGGAGAAGTGATGAGGAGTTTCAAGAACTGGAACACATTGGTAGACAAGTTATACGTAAGTGCAAAAACTTGCCTCTTGCTGTAAAGGTTATAGGAAGCCACTTGCGTTTTAAACGAAACATTGGAGAGTGGTTAAATGTCTTGAAGAGCAAGATATGGGAACTTAAACTAGCAGATAAAGAGCATTTTTTGCCTCTATTATTGAGCTATTATGATTTGCCCTCCGCATTGAGAAAATGCTTCTTGTATTGCGCCATCTTTCCAAAAAACTATGAGATAGAGAAAGATAGATTGATCAAATTATGGATGGCTCAGGGTTACCTTAAGGTAGAGGGAAGAGATGATATGGAGTTAATTGGAGAGGAGTTCTTTGAAAGCTTAGCATCACGCTCTTTACTccatgattttcaaaaaaatgagtttgatGGTAGAATAATAAGGTGCAAGATGCACAATATAGTTCATGATTTTGCTCAGTTTCTtacaataaatgaatgtttcaatcTAGAGGTCAATGGTTTTGAAATGTGTCCATTAGAGtctaatgaaaatattaagcATTTAATGATAAAGTTTGAAACAGAGCGCAAGTTCCCTACTTCAGtttataatagaaaaagaTTACGCAGCCTTGTGGTTGAGCGCGGAGAGGGTTTT
This window contains:
- the LOC102610627 gene encoding putative disease resistance protein RGA3, with translation MFSKALDQLASVRRKIIDEEKAKIQELTNKFQDIRAVLDDEEVGQVGVNGVGGRLVELKKMFFDIDDELDELNTAIWNASMRTRKVRSYLLTCRLLFLRRDVALKLKNLSQTLDGSGLKSSDPADTGDIEQERPMISVVDSSQVIVRDGEKNRLLNLLLCESSEKQTTLPIISIVGMDGSGKTTLSRQVFDIDAVKTHFSKRIWVSASYPEIRIARAILESLKDGVSSDLVEIDTVLQQISHYIQGNRFLLVLDDVRSRYFNYWQQLMYSLKSGSEGSRILVTTGEANVVNKMGNTRMISLGTLSEEASWSLFCLVAFYWRRSDEEFQELEHIGRQVIRKCKNLPLAVKVIGSHLRFKRNIGEWLNVLKSKIWELKLADKEHFLPLLLSYYDLPSALRKCFLYCAIFPKNYEIEKDRLIKLWMAQGYLKVEGRDDMELIGEEFFESLASRSLLHDFQKNEFDGRIIRCKMHNIVHDFAQFLTINECFNLEVNGFEMCPLESNENIKHLMIKFETERKFPTSVYNRKRLRSLVVERGEGFMTGINLSALFDNLTCLRSLDLSNQDNGFYNVIKRVPRGIRKLLHLRYLNLSRNSKIAELPESLCDLYNLETMELSWCISLKRLPQRMGQLINLWHLVNDGTSLSYMPKGIERLTCLRTLNEFIVSVGSDDDKACKLECLKSLNHLRGSLKIKKLGNVSKDEINKAELGKKENLLALYLSLEKDREKGSTNKDDEDALEGLQVPPNLERLEIFYHRGNTLSSIFIMSLAKLRSMSLDRCINLEQLPRLGELPSLESLTVRNMRRLEKVGNEFLGIDESRLLRKDEGKVLGTDRSRSSGIEESKPSKPFVAFPRLKSLEFQKMKGWKEWKYSVTTSTWPHDRLMPRLCSLTIGFCPKLETLPDDYLPQLLDLKIFSCPKLEERYKEGTAERGNISHVHLYFS